The following proteins come from a genomic window of Gloeomargarita sp. SRBZ-1_bins_9:
- a CDS encoding biotin/lipoyl-containing protein has product MIHVFEMPVMSSTMTEGKIVAWLKQVGDYVKAHENIVVVESDKSDMEAESFYDGYLAAILLPAGGQAPTGTP; this is encoded by the coding sequence ATGATTCATGTATTTGAAATGCCGGTGATGAGTTCCACCATGACCGAGGGCAAAATCGTCGCCTGGTTGAAGCAGGTGGGGGACTATGTCAAGGCGCACGAAAACATCGTTGTGGTGGAATCGGACAAATCCGACATGGAGGCCGAAAGTTTCTACGACGGTTACCTAGCAGCCATTTTATTGCCGGCGGGGGGGCAAGCACCCACAGGCACTCCC